From a single Glycine soja cultivar W05 chromosome 19, ASM419377v2, whole genome shotgun sequence genomic region:
- the LOC114398050 gene encoding uncharacterized protein LOC114398050, which translates to MEAIGETPDVIKGCTGGGSNFAGLSFPFLREKLNKKINPVIRAVEPAACPSLTKGVYTYDYGDTAGMTPLIKMHTLGHDFVPDPIHAGGLRYHGMAPLISHVFDLGLMEAIAIPQTECLGAIQFARSEGLIPASEPTHAIAATIREAIRCRETGEAKVILTAMCGHGHFDLPAYEKYLQGNMVDLSFSEDKMKASLANIPQVTAYLS; encoded by the exons ATGGAAGCTATTGGGGAAACCCCAGATGTCATTAAAGGATGTACTGGTGGTGGCTCCAACTTCGCAGGGCTTAGTTTCCCGTTCCTTCGAGAGAAGCTCAATAAGAAAATCAATCCTGTTATAAGAGCAGTTGAACCTGCAGCATGTCCTTCATTAACAAAAGGGGTATATACTTATGATTATGGTGATACTGCAGGAATGACTCCATTGATAAAAATGCACACACTTGGACACGACTTTGTTCCGGATCCAATTCATGCTG GGGGTTTGCGTTACCACGGTATGGCACCATTGATCTCACATGTTTTTGACTTGGGTTTAATGGAAGCAATTGCAATTCCACAAACAGAATGCTTAG GGGCTATACAGTTTGCCAGGTCTGAAGGGTTGATACCAGCTTCTGAACCAACTCATGCCATAGCTGCAACCATTAGAGAAGCTATTCGATGTAGAGAAACCGGAGAGGCCAAGGTTATTCTGACAGCAATGTGTGGACATGGCCATTTTGATCTGCCAGCTTATGAAAAGTACTTGCAAGGTAACATGGTTGACCTCTCATTCTCAGAAGACAAGATGAAAGCTTCACTGGCCAATATTCCTCAAGTGACTGCTTACCTGAGTTGA